In the genome of Nycticebus coucang isolate mNycCou1 chromosome 12, mNycCou1.pri, whole genome shotgun sequence, the window acaggcacccgccacatcgccccgctagtttttctatttttagtagcgacagggtctcagtcttgctcaggttggtcttgaactcctgagctcaagcattccacccacctcggcctcccagactgctaggattacaggcacgagccaccgcgCCCACCTAGGagcctttctttttaaattccctttttacAAGGCGATTTCCCCAGCTCCGTGTCTCCTCCCCggcacagagtaggtgctcagtgaataTTCGTTTGAAGAAGAGACAGCGGCGGCGGGCAGGGGCTACTTCCGTCCCAGGGCCTGCCACGCCACCACGGCTGGCGGGGGCGGGGAGGGTTGGGCAGGCTGGCCGTGCGCGCTCCTCTTTCCAACTTCCCAGTGTAAGTTCAGCGGAGCACAACTCCAGAGGCTCCCTGGACGAGGCCACCGCCCCGGATTTCAGGCCTTCTCAGTTGTGCCTTCGGGGCGGGAGAATGGGGGTGGCCCGCGGGAGGCCAGTCCCAAGCGCCTCCTGAAGTCCCTCCCGCCGCCCCGCGTCGCTCTAAGGAGGAGGCCAGGGAGGAGGCCGAccccgcccgcccgcccggcGCTCCGCTGCAGACTTCGGCATTTCCTCCCGGCTTAGCTGGCGTGGCCTCACCTCCCCTCGGAAGAGGAAACTCCCGGGGTCTGAGTAACGGGAACAAGCGCGGAGGGGAGCGGCCCGAGAGCCAGCAGGGCCGCCCAGGGTAGGAGGCGAGCCAGGCCGGGCCAGAAGCTGGCCGAGGGCGGTGCGCCGGGACTCCGGGCAGGGAGGGCGGCCCGGCCGGACGCAGAGCGCAGCAGGCGCAGGGCGCGGTCCGGGGCCCGAGAGTGCAGGGCGGGCCGCAGCTGGAAGGAACACTTGAGCTGGAAGAGGAGGCCGAGCTGGAGGGCGGCTGCCCCCGGCCCTGTGAGGGGGAAGCCGCCGCCGAGGCGAAGGAGACGGGGACAGGCGGGCTGCTTGCGTGCTGCGCGCATGCTGGGCCGGGGGCGCCTCCGGGGCTCGCGCCCTGGACTGCTCCACCACCGCGGCCCCGGGCGCCCGGCATGTCGGTGCACTATACGCTCAATCTCCGCGTCTTCTGGCCCCTGGTGACGGGTCTGTGCACCGCCCTCGTGTGCCTGTACCACGTGCTGCGAGGAAGCGGGGACGCTCGGGCAGAGCCCCCCGACGGCGCCGACGGCGGCTTCTCGTTGCTCAAGGCGGCCGCCCTGCTCTTCCTCGGCTATGTCCTCCTGCGCTGTCGCCACGCAGTCCGGCAGCGCTTCCTGCCTGCGTCTCCCCGTTTGGGAGACCGCTCCACCTTCTCCCGGAGACCTTTCCAAGAGCCGGGACTCAGCATCTTGTTGGAGAGTTACTACGAGCACGAGGTGCGCCTGTCTCCGCACGTGCTAGGGCACAGCAAGGCGCACGTGAGCCGGATCGTCGGCGAGCTGGTGCGGGCTGGCCGCGCCCGGGGGTCCCCAGGCCCCATCCCAGGGGGAGCGCTGGCTTTGGCCTTCCGTGGAGACTTCATCCAGGTGGGCAGCGCCTACGAGCAGCATAAAATCCGCCGGCCCGACGGCTTCGACGTGCTGGTGCCTCTGCGTCTCCCGCCGCTGGTGGCGCTGGATCCACGGAGTCTGGGCGCGGAGCCAGAGTTGGCCCCGGCCTTCCGCAGCTGCTTCGTTTGTGCCCTCAAGGCACCGCCCTCGCCATCGCCCTCGCCCTCTGGGGCCTCAGGAGGCCACTGGCTTCGGGAATGCAAACCCTTCTCTGATGGTTTCTGCCTGGATGTGCGTGGGCGGCGCCACCTCTCTGCCACTCTGGTGTTGCGCTGGTTCCAGTCGCACCTGCAGCGCTCCCTGGCCACCGTGCGCTACAGCCTGGAGGGGCGCTGCCGGGTCACCCTGACCCCCGGTGGCCTGGAGCAACCCCCTACTTTACACATCTTGCCCTGCCGCACGGACTACGGGTGCTGCCGCCTTTCTATGGCGGTGCGTCTCATCCCCGCAGTCCACGTGGGAGATGGAGTCTTCCTTGTGGCACCACCACTGCCACCCTTACCCACTGGGCCCCTGTCAGAGCTCCCTGGGGGCCTGCGCATGGAGGTACTGTGGGGTGTGAACACGGCGCGCCAGGAGCAGAGGCTGCTGAGCTGGCTGCAGGAACGGGCTCCTCCAGGTGCCTGCTACCTCAAGTGTTTGCAGTTGCTAAAGGCTCTGCGGGACCTGGGTGCCCGTGGGCTGGACTTAACGGCGGCCACCCAGTGGGGACGCATCCTGTCCTCATATGTGCTCAAGACAGTGCTGCTGGCGGTGCTGTTGCGCAAGGGGACCCCTGCACAAGGCTGGGACGAAGCACACCTAGGCGAGTGCTTGGAAGAGCTGGTGCAGTTCCTCAGGGACTGCCTGTTGCGACGTCAAACTCTCTTCCACTGTGTCCTGGGCCCTGGTGGGGCTGCTGCCGAGGTGGGCCCCCTTCCAAAGGTACTGCGTGAGGCTGCTCCAGTTGATCTTCTGGCCTCTTTTGACAGGCATTCCCGGGAACTTGCAGCAGCGCGGTTGCTGTCCACGTGGCGAAGGTTACCCCAGCTTCTTCGGGCCTACGGGGGTCCCCGTTACCTTGCCAGGTGCCCTCCACCCCGGAGTCAGCGCACCCAGGGGTTCCCTGAAGAGGAACCGTAAACCCTGCAGCACCCACCTAGCCAAATGCTCCTAAAGCCTTTCCCAttgagtggggggtggggatggcCATAAAGCCAGTTAAATGCAAGATTGTAGAAGGTATTAGAAAATATGGAGGATGCCACAGGCTTTGGTGGCCCAAATGTCACCACTCCTGACAATCCTGAATACTTACAGCATGTTCTTCACACCCACTAGTGTGTTCTGAGCAAGCAATGGAAAGCTCTGGAAAGGCTCTGGGCAAGTTCTGCAAGTGCAGCGTCTAAGAGTTTGTCCAAATGTTGGTTGGTGTGGAATGATTCTGTAGAAGTATCTCGCTTTTAGGCTAGTCCAGTGGAGGAAGCAAAATCTAGCCACAGGGAAAGTTCCTTCTCTCAGTTTTTAGATACAGATTTATCCacccaaaaacttaaaaaaaaaaaaacaaactaatattTTTGACTTAACTACTTGCTAGGTACTGGGATTTTTCTattgtctttgtatttttaaaaaatctgaatttttatcCACAACTGGAATTGAAGTTCTATTCTAGAGGTTAATGTTCTGAGGAACATAATTTCCactattcaaattaatattaatgtatttttcaaatagtGCAATCACAGGTGTTCGACAGGATTGTCAAAAATTAAGTCATACGTGTCGAGAGGCAATCAAGAGCTGGTTAGAGACACGTCCAGAGCAAATAGCACTTTATTTTGATCAGTTCTCTCCTTTTGTGGTAATTGCTAGCACCAAGTGTTGCGTCTTGAAAGGGAGGCCAGTTACATTTAGCATTAAGAAATGTGCAGGCTTGAAAAGCAGCCAGCATGTTGGCTTAACATCCCCGCAGGTATAAGCTGGGATATATACCAGTCAGTCAACACCGGCTCGTTGCCCGTCTCCTATGAGCCAGCCACAGTGCAAAGCAGCAGTAAAATACACATTCAAGACAGCACTGGTGAGGGCATAAAACATGTCAGGTCTGGAGAAAGATGTGTTTCAGGCTTTGCCTTTAAAGGTGCTTCTTCAGGGCTTGCTGCTGGCTGGAGgcagaattttttgttgttttaaggctATTTAGCAAACTGCTTAGCGTAATGAACTAATGAAAAGGAAAAGCCTGCTGCAGTGCCTACCACATAGCGCTTTCAATGAATGCTAGTGATGGTTAGTGGTTGGAAGGTTCTTCCTTGCCCTGGCAGCCTTATGTGGGCCCATGAGCTAACTTTGAGCTGTTGATTCACCATAGgttttacagaacatttcacttaCAGTTCAGTGTCTGGGTCTCCATGTTTGAAGATAGTTACTCTGTGGTCATTGAGCAGAGGAGACAGCTTTCAATAGCactctgctttgttttctttttttctctttgggcaTAAATATCACCAGATTGGATATATTTTGTAGCCAGGAAGGGCTCATTCTGAAATCTTTCCTGTCCTCCCAAATTTCTCACAGCCCTCAGTTGCAGTTCAGAAAAGTCCATCATCTTGGAAAAGCAGCCAGTCCCAGcattattgagattttttttaaaaatcaaagacatgTACTTCCTTAGGCTCATGAAAGTATAACTTAGAAGACAGAAATAGCTATGTGAATAGAAGCattgtttctgaattttttttgagGGGACTCTATAAACCTTTCTTTGGAAGACTCATTTGGTGGGAAGTCATTGTGAATAAATGAtttatagggaatctttttcatCAGAGCTGCAAGCTTCTTGTATGTTATATACCCTTTGCAACCTTGGGCTGAAAGAGAAACAGCTGCAAATGTGCTGTCTCTTTTATGTTTGGGGGACTGTTCCCCACAAAGGTCATTCCTAGCTTTAGAGATCAATGTTAGGTCATAAGGTACTACATTGAGCTAAGGGATCAGTCCAGCAACTTCCTGCATAGAAACtgcacagtatttttttaaattagtttttaaaatgcaagagtagatttttttttacatatatatatattttttccatgctTAGTCACCATTTCCCTTGTACTCATTGGAGTGGGGGACAGTGAGGGTATTGG includes:
- the ITPRIPL2 gene encoding inositol 1,4,5-trisphosphate receptor-interacting protein-like 2, which gives rise to MSVHYTLNLRVFWPLVTGLCTALVCLYHVLRGSGDARAEPPDGADGGFSLLKAAALLFLGYVLLRCRHAVRQRFLPASPRLGDRSTFSRRPFQEPGLSILLESYYEHEVRLSPHVLGHSKAHVSRIVGELVRAGRARGSPGPIPGGALALAFRGDFIQVGSAYEQHKIRRPDGFDVLVPLRLPPLVALDPRSLGAEPELAPAFRSCFVCALKAPPSPSPSPSGASGGHWLRECKPFSDGFCLDVRGRRHLSATLVLRWFQSHLQRSLATVRYSLEGRCRVTLTPGGLEQPPTLHILPCRTDYGCCRLSMAVRLIPAVHVGDGVFLVAPPLPPLPTGPLSELPGGLRMEVLWGVNTARQEQRLLSWLQERAPPGACYLKCLQLLKALRDLGARGLDLTAATQWGRILSSYVLKTVLLAVLLRKGTPAQGWDEAHLGECLEELVQFLRDCLLRRQTLFHCVLGPGGAAAEVGPLPKVLREAAPVDLLASFDRHSRELAAARLLSTWRRLPQLLRAYGGPRYLARCPPPRSQRTQGFPEEEP